The DNA sequence ATCCCCAAAGTCGAAAATCCCGACTGCACGGCAGCTTGCATGTTTGCGATATAGTCGTGCAAAAGGACCGCAGCGATGACCTCCCCTTCTGCGGAGAGCACCGGCGCCCCGACCGTGATGGAGGTATCCTCCAATAACGGGCTGAAGCCTTCGCTGAAGGCGACTTCCCCTTCGAATACCTCATCGACAAGCGCAAGCGCAGCGCTTGGTAGTTCGGCATAGGTGATTTCTTTTTTGCCGGTCCCGACACTGATCGTCTCTGCGGATTGGTCGACGATCCACACCTCGCCCATCGCGATATCCTGAATGGCCGTGATGTAAGTGTTGTATCCGCTCGTATTGTTGCGCCCGGTTGTCCCCGTGGCCCCAATTTGTGCGAGCAGGGCAGTTCCTGTTTGTTTACCGTTGGCACTGCCCTTTGCAGTGGCCGCAGCCTCATCTAAGGCGGTACTGCCATCTTCCAAATAATCCGCCACGCCGGCAGCGATCGCCTCAGCCCGTTCCTGCATATCCGCCCGGTAAATTTGTTCGGTATGCCGGGTGAACAGCAGCAGGAAGGCCCCTCCGACAACCAAGGAAAACAGCAGGATGACGGACGTGAAATAGAGGACCAGCTTGCGGGTGATTTTATATTTCATCCGAACTCACCTCAAATTTGTAGCCGACGCCCCAAACGGTTTTGATATCCCAGGATGGATGAGGTATTTGATCGACTTTTGCCCGCAGCCGTTTGATGTGCGAGTCCACCGTCCGATTATCTCCGAAATAGTCGTAGCCCCAGACGCTGTCCAACAGATTGTCGCGGCTGAACACCTTGTTCGTGTTCGTCGCCAAAATCCAAAGCAGCTCGATCTCTTTTTTCGTGAGATGGATTTGCTGCCCGGAGATCTTTACGATGAACTCATCCAATCGGATCTCCAAATCTTCATGGACGTAGAGTTTATGATGGTCCTGATTGTCCGGCGTCTGATCCAACCGCCGCAGGATCGCCCGGATGCGCGCCATCACTTCACCCGGCGAAAAAGGCTTGACGATGTAGTCGTCTGCGCCGATGTCCAATCCCATGATCCGTTCAAAATCTTCCCCTCTGGCGGTCACCATGATGATGGGAACCGAGGAAACTTTCCGGATTTCCCTGCACACTTCGAAGCCATCCTTTTTCGGCATCATCACATCCAGCAGAATCAGATCGAATTTACCTTTCTCGAATTCCTGCAGCGCCTGTTCGCCATCATAGGCGACGACCGCCTCGTAGCCATCCTTTTCTGAATACTCCTTCAATATGGATGTTATCTGTTTATTATCATCCGCAATCAATAGCTTTACCATCGTACTCCCTCCTCGGGGAAATCATACTTAAAAAAATATGGCAAGATTATGTTGTCACCCCGATAATACCATACAAATGTGCCGTAAAAAACACGCTTCTGCCATACTTTTTGATTATTCTTAGGTCAAGCAAGAAAAACAAAAAAAACATTCCAGGGGGAAACAAAAATGAACAAGACAAGAATCATGACTATCCTATCCGTTGCAGGCTTATTTGTAGGAGGTGCCGCACCGGTACTGGCAGCGAGCGACACGGCAGCCCAGAACGGCACGATGACCCAAGAGCAAATCAAGTCAGGTGAATGCACAAATGAAGGCGCAAAAAAACAAGGCAATGAAGAG is a window from the uncultured Trichococcus sp. genome containing:
- a CDS encoding response regulator transcription factor, which translates into the protein MVKLLIADDNKQITSILKEYSEKDGYEAVVAYDGEQALQEFEKGKFDLILLDVMMPKKDGFEVCREIRKVSSVPIIMVTARGEDFERIMGLDIGADDYIVKPFSPGEVMARIRAILRRLDQTPDNQDHHKLYVHEDLEIRLDEFIVKISGQQIHLTKKEIELLWILATNTNKVFSRDNLLDSVWGYDYFGDNRTVDSHIKRLRAKVDQIPHPSWDIKTVWGVGYKFEVSSDEI